The following proteins are encoded in a genomic region of Nitratireductor sp. GISD-1A_MAKvit:
- the rpsP gene encoding 30S ribosomal protein S16, with protein MALKIRLARAGSKKRPYYHVVIADVRSPRDGRFIEKVGSWNPTLPKDAERVVLNEERIKHWLENGALPTDRVLRFLDQAGIAKRPERSNPNKAKPGKKAQERLDAAKQAEEDAKAAAAEAEAAAAEAPAEEAAASE; from the coding sequence ATGGCACTGAAAATTCGTCTGGCCCGTGCGGGCTCCAAGAAGCGCCCCTATTACCACGTCGTTATCGCCGATGTGCGCAGCCCGCGCGATGGCCGCTTCATCGAGAAGGTCGGCTCCTGGAACCCGACGCTGCCCAAGGATGCCGAGCGCGTTGTCCTGAATGAAGAGCGCATCAAGCATTGGCTCGAAAACGGCGCCCTGCCGACCGACCGCGTCCTGCGCTTCCTCGATCAGGCCGGCATTGCCAAGCGCCCCGAGCGCAGCAACCCGAACAAGGCGAAGCCCGGCAAGAAGGCACAGGAGCGTCTCGACGCTGCCAAGCAGGCCGAAGAAGACGCAAAGGCCGCCGCAGCCGAGGCTGAAGCCGCTGCCGCCGAGGCACCGGCTGAAGAGGCTGCTGCAAGCGAATAA
- a CDS encoding GNAT family N-acetyltransferase, with protein MTPVLESERLILRGWQREDFPAYASFCADPERTLYIGGPRNDFAAWSAFSSMAGEWALNGYGMFALQPKGSDAVAGYVGLWHPPAIDEPELAWSLYEGFEGKGYAVEAARRVQVWAAEDLKLPPLMSFVHPDNLASQAVAKRLGAEPMSPTELRGEPRLRFRHILPA; from the coding sequence ATGACACCGGTCCTCGAAAGCGAACGCCTGATCTTACGCGGTTGGCAGCGGGAGGATTTTCCCGCTTATGCGTCCTTCTGCGCAGATCCTGAGCGCACGCTCTATATCGGTGGGCCTAGGAATGACTTCGCAGCATGGAGCGCGTTTTCGTCCATGGCGGGCGAATGGGCGCTCAATGGCTATGGCATGTTTGCCCTACAGCCAAAAGGGAGCGACGCCGTGGCAGGCTATGTCGGCCTGTGGCATCCGCCCGCGATCGATGAGCCAGAGCTTGCCTGGAGCCTCTATGAGGGTTTCGAGGGCAAGGGCTATGCGGTGGAGGCGGCGCGGCGCGTTCAGGTCTGGGCCGCCGAAGACCTGAAACTGCCGCCGCTCATGAGCTTCGTCCACCCGGACAACCTGGCCTCGCAGGCCGTTGCAAAAAGACTGGGTGCAGAGCCCATGTCTCCCACTGAACTGCGCGGAGAACCGCGCCTTAGATTCCGGCACATTCTGCCGGCTTGA